A single genomic interval of Vulpes vulpes isolate BD-2025 chromosome 3, VulVul3, whole genome shotgun sequence harbors:
- the ZNF200 gene encoding zinc finger protein 200 isoform X1, with protein sequence MAAKVVPMPLKSKRSFILRVPPDSKLGQDLLRDATGGPKTIHELVLEHFLTFLPEPSLVQPNQKVKETLVIMKDVSSNFQNRLQPHPMVKLLPGKGIQQKQDTVSLYLKTDPEELVVFEDLNVFHSQEECVSLDATQQPTSEKEDNIGEMTLLVNDVNPESEDLQKETVENENHREKASDCNEVDCSVVSEQSPYCHKERLNTSVPKQRKIKNLLVTIENDTPLEELSKYVDINVIALTRNRRTRRWYTCPLCGKQFNDSSYLISHQRIHTGEKPYDCSHCGKSFNHKTNLNKHERIHTGEKPYSCSHCGKHFRQNSHRSRHEGIHIREKMFKCPECGKTFPENKQFVLHMQSHEAVRPYSCKKCGRRFGRLSNCTRHEKTHSACKTGKKKWDQERSDDPAST encoded by the exons ATGGCTGCAAAAGTGGTTCCAATGCCCCTAAAGTCAAAGCGGTCCTTTATACTGAGAGTTCCTCCAGACTCCAAACTAGGACAAGACCTACTTCGAGATGCTACTGGTGGGCCCAAGACCATCCACGAGCTGGTTCTGGAGCACTTCCTCACCTTCTTGCCAGAGCCAAGCCTGGTCCAGCCCAACCAGAAAGTCAAGGAGACCTTGGTTATTATGAAGGATGTGAGCTCAAACTTTCAGAACAGAC TGCAACCTCATCCTATGGTGAAGCTTCTGCCCGGGAAAGGGATCCAGCAAAAACAGGATACTGTGTCTCTGTATTTGAAAACTGACCCTGAG GAACTGGTGGTCTTTGAGGATTTGAATGTATTTCACTCTCAAGAAGAATGTGTGAGCCTAGATGCTACTCAACAGCCCACCTCAGAGAAGGAAGACAATATTGGGGAGATGACGTTACTGG TCAATGATGTTAATCCTGAGAGTGAAGATCTTCAGAAGGAAACTGTAGAGAATGAAAATCATAGAGAAAAGGCTTCTGATTGTAATGAAGTAGATTGTTCTGTGGTCTCTGAGCAGTCTCCATATTGCCATAAAGAAAGACTAAATACATCTGttccaaagcaaaggaaaattaaaaatcttctaGTTACCATTGAAAATGACACTCCACTAGAGGAACTCTCAAAATATGTAGATATCAATGTGATTGCACTTACCCGAAATCGGAGAACAAGAAGATGGTACACTTGCCCACTGTGTGGGAAACAGTTTAATGATAGTTCTTACCTTATTTCTCACCAGAGgattcacactggagaaaaaccctATGACTGTAGTCATTGTGGGAAAAGCTTCAATCATAAAACAAACCTTAATAAACATGAACGAATccatacaggagagaaaccttatTCATGTTCTCATTGTGGGAAGCACTTTCGTCAAAACTCTCATCGGAGTCGCCATGAAGGAATCCATATAAGAGAGAAGATGTTTAAGTGTCCAGAATGTGGGAAAACCTTCCCAGAGAACAAACAATTTGTGCTTCATATGCAGAGTCATGAGGCTGTGAGGCCATATAGTTGCAAAAAATGTGGGAGAAGATTTGGTCGGCTGTCCAACTGTACCCGGCATGAAAAAACCCACTCAGCATGTAAgactggaaagaagaaatgggaTCAAGAAAGGTCTGATGATCCTGCCTCAACCTGA
- the MEFV gene encoding pyrin: MIKTPSDHLLDSLEELLPNDFEKFKFKLQNTSVEKDHSRIPRGQVQNAKPVKLANLMINHYGEENAVRLTLQVLRAINQNLLAEELDKAVGPEYLIQESGTDSSAMSCSFGENKSKGLKISDGLEGERQRQSGDGAVSLPANQHEAGKGSQKKPQSRRRDQKSSECLDVLGKPGARSLSSSSRRSPFPGKLQGEKGSPTDHLRRNASSLGRLQGLSSGSLTGSLGRVKSKIPEERLSSGQRRPRSLEFTIFSRERELLNPETLLSQEKMRSDHTDSAATPSEVATLDVGATVAPEKGSRNPEHSMIPKEGAFRNTLSNVSLSKVRTTCEHPESTGPSKKSGIEGQEPPETSREVAGGELLQPSGPEVPPSSGKPQDEAMYPLGRAQEGDPADDTYVHDSYRPAIGSEDLKTSGRYSPSCLSSQASLPVKNSGDVQQKEDLQMAILSPRSLPQCERHMKQVQLLFCEDDREPICLICSLSQEHRGHRVRPIEEAALEYKVKIQKQLEYVKELRKSGEEQRSQGDKKTAKFLKQTETQKQRIQHQIEQLYHILEQQEKFFVASFEDLNRTIGQVRETYSTQVSRDIALLDELIGELEAKQCQPEWELMQDIGVTLHRVKMVTVPKLWNTPLEVEKKIQLFYRKSEFVEKSMKYLSEMLRSEIDIFNVPELICAQAHAANVILDAETAHPNLIFSNNLKSVRLGNKRNRLPDNPERFDSCIIALGLPSFFSGRHYWEVEVGNKTGWILGICKASMSRKGSMTLSPDNGYWVVIMMKRSEYQVSTIPPTRLQLREPPKRVGIFLDYKAGDISFYNVTNKSLIYAFTGFSSSEPLQPIFSPGTHDGGKNMDPLTICPVGDQEPH; the protein is encoded by the exons ATGATCAAAACCCCCAGTGATCATCTGCTGGACTCCCTGGAGGAGCTGCTGCCCAATGACTTTGAGAAGTTCAAGTTTAAGCTGCAGAACACCAGCGTGGAGAAGGATCACTCCCGGATCCCCCGGGGCCAGGTCCAGAATGCCAAGCCAGTGAAGCTGGCCAATCTGATGATCAACCACTATGGGGAAGAGAATGCCGTGCGGCTGACGCTGCAAGTCCTGAGGGCCATCAACCAGAACCTCCTGGCAGAGGAGCTTGACAAAGCGGTTGGCCCAG AGTATCTGATACAAGAAAGTGGCACAGACAGTTCAGCAATGTCTTGTTCCTTTGGGGAGAATAAGTCCAAGGGCTTGAAGATATCAGATGGCCTGGAAGGTGAGAGACAGCGGCAAAGTGGTGATGGGGCTGTCAGCCTGCCAGCCAACCAGCATGAGGCTGGaaagggatcccagaagaagccTCAGAGCAGACGGAGAGATCAAAAGAGCTCCGAGTGCCTGGATGTGCTGGGTAAGCCAGGGGCCAGGAGCCTCAGTTCGTCCTCCAGGAGAAGCCCATTCCCTGGCAAGCtgcagggggagaaggggagtcCTACTGACCATCTACGCAGGAATGCCAGCTCCTTAGGAAGGCTCCAAGGACTCTCCTCTGGGTCACTAACTGGGTCCTTGGGAAGAGTAAAATCCAAGATACCTGAAGAACGTTTATCATCAGGACAGAGGCGACCCAGAAGTCTTGAATTCACCattttttcaagagagagagaactcctCAATCCAGAAACTCTTCTGTctcaagagaaaatgagaagtgaTCATACAGACTCAGCAGCCACCCCCAGTGAAGTGGCCACTCTGGATGTAGGTGCTACTGTGGCTCCAGAGAAAGGCTCCAGGAATCCAGAACATTCCATGATCCCAAAGGAAGGAGCATTCAGGAATACACTTTCCAATGTATCATTGTCCAAAGTCAGGACAACCTGTGAGCACCCAGAATCCACAGGGCCTTCAAAGAAAAGTGGAATTGAGGGTCAAGAACCCCCTGAGACCTCGAGGGAGGTGGCAGGTGGTGAGCTCCTTCAGCCTTCAGGTCCAGAAGTCCCTCCTTCTTCAG GAAAGCCACAGGATGAGGCCATGTATCCCCTTGGCCGTGCCCAGGAAGGAGATCCAGCTGATGACACCTATGTGCATGATTCCTACAGACCTGCCATTGGTTCTGAGGATCTCAAGACCTCAGGCAGATACTCACCCAGCTGCCTCTCAAGCCAGGCCTCACTGCCTGTAAAGAACTCTGGAGACGTCCAGCAGAAGGAGGACCTGCAGATGGCTATCTTGAGCCCCAGGTCCCTGCCACAGTGTGAGCGACACATGAAGCAGGTCCAGCTGCTCTTCTGCGAGGACGACAGGGAGCCTATCTGCCTCATCTGTAGTCTGAGTCAGGAACACCGAGGCCACCGGGTACGCCCTATTGAGGAAGCTGCCCTTGAATACAAG GTGAAAATTCAAAAGCAGCTGGAGTATGTGAAGGAGTTGAGAAAatctggggaggagcagagatcTCAGGGAGATAAGAAGACTGCGAAATTTCTG AAACAAACTGAAACCCAGAAGCAGAGAATCCAGCACCAAATAGAGCAACTGTACCATATTCTGGAGCAGCAAGAGAAGTTCTTTGTGGCCTCATTCGAAGATCTGAACCGGACCATTGGCCAGGTCAGGGAGACGTATAGCACCCAAGTGTCCAGAGACATTGCCCTCCTCGACGAGCTAATTGGAGAGCTGGAGGCCAAGCAATGCCAGCCAGAGTGGGAGCTCATGCAG gACATCGGAGTCACCCTGCACAG GGTCAAGATGGTGACTGTTCCTAAGCTGTGGAACACTCCCCTAGAGGTGGAAAAAAAGATCCAGTTGTTCTACCGGAAATCAGAGTTTGTAGAGAAGAGCATGAAGTACCTCTCAG aaatGCTGCGTTCAGAAATAGATATCTTCAATG ttCCAGAACTCATCTGTGCTCAGGCACATGCCG CTAATGTGATTCTGGATGCAGAAACCGCCCACCCCAATCTCATCTTCTCAAATAACCTGAAGAGTGTGAGACTTGGAAACAAGCGGAATCGTCTGCCTGACAATCCAGAAAGATTTGATAGTTGCATCATTGCCCTAGGCCTTCCAAGCTTCTTCTCTGGCCGCCATTACTGGGAAGTAGAGGTGGGAAACAAGACAGGGTGGATCCTGGGCATCTGCAAAGCATCCATGAGCAGGAAAGGGAGCATGACTCTGTCACCTGACAATGGCTACTGGGTGGTGATAATGATGAAGCGGAGTGAGTACCAGGTGTCCACCATTCCCCCAACACGCCTGCAATTAAGGGAACCTCCCAAACGTGTGGGCATCTTCCTGGACTATAAGGCTGGAGACATTTCCTTTTACAACGTAACAAACAAATCCCTCATCTACGCATTCActggcttctcttcctctgagCCCCTCCAGCCTATCTTCAGCCCTGGAACACACGATGGAGGGAAGAACATGGATCCTCTGACCATCTGTCCAGTGGGTGACCAGGAACCTCACTGA
- the ZNF200 gene encoding zinc finger protein 200 isoform X2: protein MAAKVVPMPLKSKRSFILRVPPDSKLGQDLLRDATGGPKTIHELVLEHFLTFLPEPSLVQPNQKVKETLVIMKDVSSNFQNRLQPHPMVKLLPGKGIQQKQDTVSLYLKTDPESMMLILRVKIFRRKL, encoded by the exons ATGGCTGCAAAAGTGGTTCCAATGCCCCTAAAGTCAAAGCGGTCCTTTATACTGAGAGTTCCTCCAGACTCCAAACTAGGACAAGACCTACTTCGAGATGCTACTGGTGGGCCCAAGACCATCCACGAGCTGGTTCTGGAGCACTTCCTCACCTTCTTGCCAGAGCCAAGCCTGGTCCAGCCCAACCAGAAAGTCAAGGAGACCTTGGTTATTATGAAGGATGTGAGCTCAAACTTTCAGAACAGAC TGCAACCTCATCCTATGGTGAAGCTTCTGCCCGGGAAAGGGATCCAGCAAAAACAGGATACTGTGTCTCTGTATTTGAAAACTGACCCTGAG TCAATGATGTTAATCCTGAGAGTGAAGATCTTCAGAAGGAAACTGTAG